A window of the Equus asinus isolate D_3611 breed Donkey chromosome 20, EquAss-T2T_v2, whole genome shotgun sequence genome harbors these coding sequences:
- the PWWP3A gene encoding PWWP domain-containing DNA repair factor 3A isoform X2, with protein MDLCDPLPPPLHFIASQHEVPAEALEELAYRRSLRVALDVLNERTSCHRESSSREARTVSPREKPTELVSLLCDSSPSSLLHKGMSGSFGPHRRERGCQRLSGSPAHEEDPKCQVDPKKGLGKSESPRAPAASSAGGGSQDGRGSRIRQGDPMTPRKRGRNSAHSPCQNAPSLPEGDPEKESETRAAPCSPSRVKEEGPGAEGRDPALPAGGPTLLLAPGCPQARGCPSRQQCPDGSQRPGPRGCMSLRSTAKPSPPPPRVPTEEAGSLQPLEEDRPSSEESVQFNSVNSILEEDEEDEEPPRILLYHEPRSFEVGMLVWLKYQKYPFWPAVVKSVRRRDKKASVLFIEGNMNPKGKGITVCLRRLKHFDCKEKHALLSEAKEDFDQAIGWCVSLITDYRVRLGCGSFAGSFLEYYAADISYPVRKSIQQDVLGTRFPQLSKGHEEEPAAGSPQGRRPPCRKVLPDRSRAARDRANQKLVEYIVKARGAESHLRAILRDRKPSRWLQTFLNSGQYMTCMETYLEDEEQLDLVVKYLQGLFQETGSRMLARINGDRIRFILDVLLPEAIICAISAVDAVDYKTAEEKYIKGPSLSYREKQIFDNQLLEERSRRS; from the exons ATGGACCTCTGtgaccccctccccccgcctTTGCATTTCATAG CCTCCCAGCACGAGGTGCCCGCTGAAGCATTGGAGGAGCTGGCCTACCGACGGTCACTGCGAGTGGCTCTGGATGTTTTGAACGAGAGAACAAGTTGTCATCGAGAAAGCTCTTCGAGGGAAGCAAGAACTGTGTCTCCAAGAGAGAAGCCCACGGAACTGGTCTCCTTGCTCTGTGACTCcagcccttcctctcttctccacaaAGGCATGTCGGGCAGTTTCGGACCCCACAGGAGGGAACGTGGATGCCAGAGGCTGTCAGGTTCGCCCGCTCATGAAGAGGACCCCAAGTGCCAAGTGGACCCCAAGAAGGGGCTTGGGAAAAGTGAAAGCCCACGAGCCCCCGCCGCCTCCTCAGCCGGAGGTGGTTCTCAGGACGGGCGTGGATCAAGAATACGCCAGGGAGATCCCATGACCCcgaggaaaaggggaagaaattCGGCACACAGCCCGTGTCAGAATGCACCTTCACTCCCAGAGGGAGATCCTGAAAAAGAGAGCGAGACCAGGGCAGCCCCGTGCTCGCCCTCGCGGGTCAAGGAGGAGGGTCCGGGGGCTGAAGGGCGagacccagctctgcctgccgGCGGCCCCACTCTGCTGCTGGCCCCGGGGTGCCCGCAGGCCCGAGGCTGCCCCTCCAGGCAGCAGTGTCCAGATGGCAGCCAGCGGCCGGGGCCAAGGGGATGCATGAGTCTGCGCAGCACCGCCAAGCCCAGCCCGCCGCCACCCCGGGTCCCCACAGAGGAAGCCGGGAGTCTTCAGCCCCTGGAGGAAG ACCGTCCATCCTCTGAAGAGTCTGTGCAGTTTAATTCCGTTAATTCCATCctggaggaagatgaggaagacGAGGAGCCCCCGAGAATCCTCCTCTACCACG AACCACGCTCGTTTGAAGTAGGAATGCTAGTCTGGCTTAAATACCAAAAATACCCCTTCTGGCCGGCGGTG GTCAAGAGCGTCAGGCGGAGAGATAAGAAAGCCAGCGTGCTTTTCATCGAAGGGAACATGAACCCGAAGGGGAAAGG CATCACCGTGTGCCTGAGGAGACTGAAGCACTTTGACTGTAAGGAGAAGCACGCGCTCCTG AGCGAAGCCAAGGAGGACTTCGACCAGGCCATCGGCTGGTGCGTCTCCCTGATCACCGACTACAGGGTCCGGCTTG GCTGCGGTTCTTTCGCCGGCTCTTTCCTGGAATATTATGCGGCCGATATAA GTTACCCCGTCCGCAAGTCCATCCAGCAGGACGTCCTGGGGACCAGGTTCCCTCAGCTGAGCAAAGGGCACGAGGAGGAGCCTGCGGCAGGGAGCCCCCAGGGCAGGCGGCCGCCATGCAGGAAAGTGCTGCCTGACCGGTCGCGGGCCGCCCGGGACCGTGCCAACCAGAAGCTGGTGGAGTACATCGTGAAGGCGCGGGGCGCTgagagccacctgcgggccatcCTGAGGGACAGGAAGCCGTCCAGGTGGCTGCAGACGTTCCTGAACTCGGGGCAGTACATGACGTGCATGGAGACGTACCTGGAGGACGAGGAGCAGCTGGACCTGGTGGTGAAGTACCTGCAGGGGCTCTTCCAGGAGACGGGCAGCAGGATGCTGGCGCGCATCAACGGCGACCGGATCCGCTTCATCCTGGACGTCCTCCTGCCCGAG
- the PWWP3A gene encoding PWWP domain-containing DNA repair factor 3A isoform X3 yields the protein MSGSFGPHRRERGCQRLSGSPAHEEDPKCQVDPKKGLGKSESPRAPAASSAGGGSQDGRGSRIRQGDPMTPRKRGRNSAHSPCQNAPSLPEGDPEKESETRAAPCSPSRVKEEGPGAEGRDPALPAGGPTLLLAPGCPQARGCPSRQQCPDGSQRPGPRGCMSLRSTAKPSPPPPRVPTEEAGSLQPLEEDRPSSEESVQFNSVNSILEEDEEDEEPPRILLYHEPRSFEVGMLVWLKYQKYPFWPAVVKSVRRRDKKASVLFIEGNMNPKGKGITVCLRRLKHFDCKEKHALLSEAKEDFDQAIGWCVSLITDYRVRLGCGSFAGSFLEYYAADISYPVRKSIQQDVLGTRFPQLSKGHEEEPAAGSPQGRRPPCRKVLPDRSRAARDRANQKLVEYIVKARGAESHLRAILRDRKPSRWLQTFLNSGQYMTCMETYLEDEEQLDLVVKYLQGLFQETGSRMLARINGDRIRFILDVLLPEAIICAISAVDAVDYKTAEEKYIKGPSLSYREKQIFDNQLLEERSRRS from the exons ATGTCGGGCAGTTTCGGACCCCACAGGAGGGAACGTGGATGCCAGAGGCTGTCAGGTTCGCCCGCTCATGAAGAGGACCCCAAGTGCCAAGTGGACCCCAAGAAGGGGCTTGGGAAAAGTGAAAGCCCACGAGCCCCCGCCGCCTCCTCAGCCGGAGGTGGTTCTCAGGACGGGCGTGGATCAAGAATACGCCAGGGAGATCCCATGACCCcgaggaaaaggggaagaaattCGGCACACAGCCCGTGTCAGAATGCACCTTCACTCCCAGAGGGAGATCCTGAAAAAGAGAGCGAGACCAGGGCAGCCCCGTGCTCGCCCTCGCGGGTCAAGGAGGAGGGTCCGGGGGCTGAAGGGCGagacccagctctgcctgccgGCGGCCCCACTCTGCTGCTGGCCCCGGGGTGCCCGCAGGCCCGAGGCTGCCCCTCCAGGCAGCAGTGTCCAGATGGCAGCCAGCGGCCGGGGCCAAGGGGATGCATGAGTCTGCGCAGCACCGCCAAGCCCAGCCCGCCGCCACCCCGGGTCCCCACAGAGGAAGCCGGGAGTCTTCAGCCCCTGGAGGAAG ACCGTCCATCCTCTGAAGAGTCTGTGCAGTTTAATTCCGTTAATTCCATCctggaggaagatgaggaagacGAGGAGCCCCCGAGAATCCTCCTCTACCACG AACCACGCTCGTTTGAAGTAGGAATGCTAGTCTGGCTTAAATACCAAAAATACCCCTTCTGGCCGGCGGTG GTCAAGAGCGTCAGGCGGAGAGATAAGAAAGCCAGCGTGCTTTTCATCGAAGGGAACATGAACCCGAAGGGGAAAGG CATCACCGTGTGCCTGAGGAGACTGAAGCACTTTGACTGTAAGGAGAAGCACGCGCTCCTG AGCGAAGCCAAGGAGGACTTCGACCAGGCCATCGGCTGGTGCGTCTCCCTGATCACCGACTACAGGGTCCGGCTTG GCTGCGGTTCTTTCGCCGGCTCTTTCCTGGAATATTATGCGGCCGATATAA GTTACCCCGTCCGCAAGTCCATCCAGCAGGACGTCCTGGGGACCAGGTTCCCTCAGCTGAGCAAAGGGCACGAGGAGGAGCCTGCGGCAGGGAGCCCCCAGGGCAGGCGGCCGCCATGCAGGAAAGTGCTGCCTGACCGGTCGCGGGCCGCCCGGGACCGTGCCAACCAGAAGCTGGTGGAGTACATCGTGAAGGCGCGGGGCGCTgagagccacctgcgggccatcCTGAGGGACAGGAAGCCGTCCAGGTGGCTGCAGACGTTCCTGAACTCGGGGCAGTACATGACGTGCATGGAGACGTACCTGGAGGACGAGGAGCAGCTGGACCTGGTGGTGAAGTACCTGCAGGGGCTCTTCCAGGAGACGGGCAGCAGGATGCTGGCGCGCATCAACGGCGACCGGATCCGCTTCATCCTGGACGTCCTCCTGCCCGAG